Proteins found in one Litoribrevibacter albus genomic segment:
- a CDS encoding sirohydrochlorin chelatase, protein MRVLLVLAHGSRVVKSNEEVVALATELSEKMPEYDRVEPCFLELTEPRFSRVLADVATESVTEIVVYPHFLAEGRHVRDDVPDIIRQFESTHPGVKVVLKPYLGMWQGLSDFIAAGLIGKSENIERTILD, encoded by the coding sequence ATGAGAGTATTGTTGGTGTTGGCGCACGGAAGTCGAGTTGTAAAATCAAATGAGGAAGTGGTCGCATTGGCGACAGAGCTATCTGAAAAAATGCCTGAATACGATCGTGTTGAACCTTGTTTTCTGGAATTGACTGAACCGCGCTTTTCTCGTGTGCTTGCTGATGTTGCGACAGAGAGTGTGACTGAAATAGTCGTCTATCCTCATTTCTTAGCTGAAGGTCGCCATGTTCGAGATGATGTGCCTGATATTATTCGTCAATTTGAATCAACTCATCCGGGTGTAAAAGTGGTTCTGAAACCTTATCTAGGAATGTGGCAGGGGTTATCGGATTTTATAGCTGCAGGGTTAATAGGTAAGTCAGAGAATATTGAGCGAACGATTCTTGATTAG
- a CDS encoding diguanylate cyclase: MTYFNNNNSNKPSLKTVSERKYNELKQQFDDLIHNARLNEQLFKRFSEFESHLMESNDLKSLLTAMTTEFADYFEIPFLKLVLEKDIFTHWHLAPVNLEQYKDVLTYTLCDYPELLVNANGSLYMGATPKKISREIHIPINTLSFAQLPLVRNKKLIGMLNLGSPDPNRFRPDMGTDFLERLTMIASLCFENACNMEQVRQLSLVDGLTQVCNRRAFDEALIQETSSAMRYQRHLACLFIDIDHFKKINDHFGHQVGDEALKQLANCVKPLLRRSDHIARYGGEEFAILLPETDLSGANIIAERIRETVANQEFQLLDQALKITLSVGVACLDGSCDGGTNIETLAQILVKDADEQVYIAKKSGRNRVCSRQR; the protein is encoded by the coding sequence GTGACATACTTTAATAACAATAATAGCAACAAGCCGTCTCTCAAAACCGTCTCCGAGCGGAAATATAATGAATTAAAACAACAGTTTGATGATTTAATTCATAATGCTCGTCTTAATGAACAACTTTTCAAACGTTTTTCTGAGTTTGAGTCCCATCTCATGGAAAGCAATGACCTAAAGTCTTTACTGACTGCGATGACTACAGAGTTTGCGGACTACTTTGAGATTCCTTTTCTTAAATTGGTACTGGAAAAGGATATCTTCACTCACTGGCATCTGGCCCCTGTTAATCTGGAACAATACAAGGATGTTCTCACCTACACTTTATGTGATTACCCTGAGTTATTGGTCAATGCTAATGGCAGCCTGTACATGGGCGCTACACCTAAGAAAATCAGCCGTGAAATTCATATCCCGATCAACACCTTGTCTTTTGCTCAACTTCCCCTGGTCAGGAATAAGAAGTTAATAGGAATGCTAAATCTTGGCAGTCCTGACCCTAATCGCTTCAGACCGGACATGGGCACAGATTTCCTGGAACGCTTAACAATGATCGCCTCGCTGTGCTTCGAAAATGCCTGCAACATGGAGCAAGTACGCCAGCTCAGCTTAGTGGATGGCTTAACACAAGTCTGCAACCGTCGGGCGTTTGATGAAGCCCTGATACAAGAAACGTCCAGCGCAATGCGTTATCAACGACATCTGGCCTGTTTATTTATAGACATTGACCACTTTAAGAAAATCAACGACCACTTTGGTCATCAAGTAGGCGATGAAGCATTAAAGCAATTAGCCAATTGTGTGAAGCCTCTACTTAGACGATCGGATCACATCGCAAGATACGGCGGAGAAGAGTTTGCCATTCTATTACCTGAGACAGATCTTTCAGGGGCAAACATCATTGCAGAGCGAATTCGTGAAACCGTCGCAAATCAGGAATTTCAACTATTGGATCAAGCGTTGAAAATAACCTTATCTGTCGGTGTCGCCTGCCTGGACGGGTCATGTGATGGCGGAACTAACATTGAAACTCTGGCTCAAATCTTGGTTAAAGATGCCGATGAACAGGTTTATATCGCCAAAAAAAGCGGCCGTAACCGAGTGTGCAGCCGCCAACGTTAG
- a CDS encoding STAS domain-containing protein codes for MSVSHQLADGQVAVIKIGEKRLDAVNATNLRNYVADLINKGRDRIVVDLTGLDFMDSSGLGAIVACKKLTGDDGYLRVAGAQGAVQELFRITRMDKLFQSYNTVDEAING; via the coding sequence ATGAGCGTGTCTCATCAGCTAGCAGACGGACAGGTTGCAGTAATTAAAATTGGAGAAAAGCGTTTAGACGCGGTGAATGCGACAAATCTTAGGAATTATGTTGCGGATCTGATTAACAAAGGGCGAGATCGAATCGTTGTCGATTTGACAGGGCTCGACTTTATGGACAGTAGTGGCTTAGGGGCCATCGTAGCGTGTAAAAAACTCACGGGCGATGATGGTTATCTTCGGGTTGCCGGAGCTCAGGGGGCTGTTCAGGAACTCTTTCGAATTACCCGCATGGACAAATTATTCCAAAGCTACAACACGGTTGATGAAGCTATAAACGGGTAA
- a CDS encoding PilZ domain-containing protein, with product MVSNPVNQREHPRFQPRQTISCQDLDGRISGRVMNLSESGFMLMSNAPSDVNESLIFRLELPLTPPHQITITSETIWCQKSSYSDEYGIGIQITQIDDLAYAALRRFLGDTNQATAA from the coding sequence ATGGTAAGCAATCCGGTGAACCAAAGAGAACACCCTCGCTTTCAACCAAGACAAACCATCAGCTGCCAAGATCTGGATGGGCGAATCTCTGGTCGAGTTATGAATTTAAGTGAAAGCGGCTTTATGTTGATGAGTAATGCCCCATCGGACGTGAATGAATCACTGATTTTTCGCCTGGAGCTACCTTTAACACCGCCTCACCAGATTACCATCACCAGTGAAACCATTTGGTGTCAAAAGTCGAGCTACAGTGATGAATATGGTATTGGTATTCAGATAACGCAGATTGACGATTTGGCTTACGCCGCATTACGACGCTTTTTAGGCGACACAAACCAAGCTACCGCTGCCTGA
- the prfB gene encoding peptide chain release factor 2 (programmed frameshift) produces MEINPIVQTIKDLRERTDVLRGYLDYAEKKERLEEVNRELEDAAVWENPEQAQALGRERASLETVVETIENMDSGLEDVEGLLELAVEEDDPDTVEEVEQELAGLKETLEKLEFRRMFSGEMDENNAYVEIQSGSGGTEAQDWANMMLRMYLRWCESKGFKAELMEVTDGEVAGIKGATIKVDGEYAFGWLKTETGVHRLVRKSPFDSGNRRHTSFASVFVSPEVDDNIDIEINPADLRIDVYRASGAGGQHVNRTESAVRITHMPSGIVTQCQNDRSQHKNKDQAMKQLKAKLYEMEMQKRNAEAQAMEDSKADIGWGSQIRSYVLDDSRIKDLRTGVENRNTQAVLDGDLDPFIEASLKAGL; encoded by the exons GTGGAAATCAATCCAATCGTACAAACCATTAAGGACCTTCGTGAGCGTACAGACGTTCTTAGGGGGTATCTT GACTACGCAGAGAAGAAAGAACGATTAGAAGAAGTTAATCGTGAACTTGAAGATGCTGCTGTGTGGGAAAACCCTGAGCAGGCGCAGGCGTTAGGTCGGGAGCGTGCTTCTCTCGAAACGGTTGTGGAAACCATTGAAAATATGGATTCAGGTCTTGAAGACGTAGAAGGTTTGTTAGAACTGGCGGTTGAGGAAGATGACCCGGATACGGTTGAGGAAGTTGAGCAAGAATTAGCGGGTCTGAAAGAGACGCTTGAAAAACTGGAATTCCGTCGTATGTTCTCTGGAGAAATGGACGAGAACAATGCCTATGTGGAAATCCAGTCTGGTTCCGGCGGGACAGAAGCTCAGGATTGGGCAAACATGATGCTGCGAATGTACCTTCGTTGGTGTGAATCCAAAGGTTTCAAAGCAGAACTGATGGAAGTCACCGATGGTGAGGTGGCTGGTATCAAGGGTGCGACGATTAAGGTTGATGGCGAATATGCTTTCGGTTGGTTAAAAACCGAAACCGGCGTTCATCGTTTGGTTCGTAAGTCGCCATTCGATTCTGGTAATCGCCGACATACGTCCTTTGCTTCTGTGTTTGTATCACCAGAGGTTGATGACAATATTGATATTGAAATTAATCCGGCCGATTTACGGATTGACGTATACCGTGCTTCGGGCGCAGGTGGGCAGCACGTAAACCGAACCGAGTCGGCGGTACGTATTACTCACATGCCATCAGGTATCGTGACCCAGTGTCAGAACGACCGTTCTCAGCATAAGAACAAAGATCAGGCAATGAAGCAGTTAAAAGCTAAGTTGTATGAGATGGAAATGCAAAAGCGAAATGCTGAAGCCCAGGCGATGGAAGATTCCAAAGCCGATATTGGTTGGGGTAGCCAGATTCGATCGTATGTATTGGATGACTCTCGCATCAAGGATTTAAGAACTGGTGTTGAGAATCGAAATACACAGGCGGTATTGGATGGTGATTTGGACCCATTCATTGAGGCCAGCCTGAAAGCAGGTTTGTAA
- the lysS gene encoding lysine--tRNA ligase, with the protein MSEQPRDENKLIVERRAKLESLRENCSANGHRNDFDRKHLSADLQAKFGEFSKEELEEQDNQVAVAGRIMFQRGPFTQISDASGAIQFYVPKDVQKEINYKSKFDLGDIVGVKGALHKSGKGELYVNVAQADDLVMLTKSLRPLPDKFHGLADQETKYRQRYVDLIINRDTRDLFMVRSKIIEGIRKYLSDRNFMEVETPMLQTIPGGATAKPFETYHNALDIDMYLRIAPELYLKRLIVGGFERVFEINRNFRNEGLSTRHNPEFTMIEFYQAYATYHDLMDTTEDMLRTIANDVLGTTDIKSTQKDADGNVISETVYDFAKPFTRMSMAEAVLKYNADFDPAVINDAENNLEKLIEYGRQVGIREDAKQAVWGAGKWLCEIFEATAEEQLDQPTFITEYPWEVSPLARRNDDNPFITDRFEFFVGGRELANGFSELNDAEDQAERFRKQVEEKDAGDDEAMHYDADYIQALEYGMPPTAGEGIGIDRLVMLFTDSPTIKDVILFPHMRPLKQSSED; encoded by the coding sequence ATGTCTGAACAGCCACGTGATGAAAATAAATTGATTGTTGAGCGTCGTGCAAAGTTGGAATCTTTGCGTGAGAATTGTAGCGCTAATGGCCATCGTAATGATTTTGATCGAAAACACTTGTCGGCAGATCTTCAGGCTAAGTTTGGCGAGTTCTCAAAAGAAGAGCTGGAAGAGCAAGATAATCAAGTGGCTGTAGCTGGACGAATTATGTTCCAGCGTGGTCCGTTTACACAGATTTCAGATGCGTCTGGTGCAATTCAATTCTACGTACCAAAAGATGTTCAGAAAGAGATCAATTACAAGTCCAAGTTTGATCTGGGCGATATCGTTGGGGTTAAAGGTGCACTTCATAAATCCGGTAAAGGCGAGTTGTATGTAAACGTTGCCCAAGCTGATGATTTGGTGATGTTGACTAAATCACTTCGCCCTCTGCCTGATAAGTTCCATGGTTTGGCAGATCAGGAAACGAAATACCGTCAGCGTTATGTGGACTTGATCATCAATCGTGATACTCGTGATTTGTTCATGGTGCGTTCGAAAATCATTGAAGGCATTCGTAAGTATTTGAGTGATCGTAACTTCATGGAAGTTGAAACTCCAATGCTGCAAACCATTCCTGGTGGTGCAACGGCGAAACCGTTTGAGACTTACCACAATGCGTTGGATATTGATATGTATCTGCGTATTGCGCCTGAGTTGTATCTTAAGCGTTTGATTGTTGGTGGTTTCGAGCGTGTTTTCGAGATTAACCGTAACTTCCGTAACGAAGGCTTGTCGACTCGTCACAACCCTGAATTCACTATGATTGAGTTCTATCAGGCGTATGCAACCTATCATGATTTGATGGATACAACGGAAGACATGCTTCGTACGATTGCGAATGATGTTTTGGGTACGACCGACATTAAGAGCACTCAAAAAGATGCAGACGGCAATGTGATCTCTGAAACCGTCTACGACTTTGCTAAGCCGTTTACTCGTATGAGTATGGCTGAAGCGGTACTCAAGTATAACGCGGACTTTGATCCTGCTGTGATCAACGATGCAGAGAACAACCTGGAGAAATTGATTGAGTATGGTCGCCAGGTTGGTATTCGTGAAGATGCGAAACAAGCTGTTTGGGGTGCAGGTAAGTGGTTGTGTGAAATCTTTGAGGCAACCGCTGAAGAGCAACTGGATCAACCGACTTTCATTACCGAATATCCGTGGGAAGTGTCTCCACTGGCACGTCGTAACGACGATAACCCATTTATTACTGATCGCTTCGAGTTCTTTGTGGGGGGACGCGAGCTGGCAAATGGCTTCTCTGAGCTGAACGATGCAGAAGATCAGGCGGAACGTTTCCGTAAACAAGTGGAAGAGAAAGACGCGGGTGATGATGAAGCGATGCATTACGATGCTGACTACATCCAGGCGTTGGAATACGGTATGCCTCCGACCGCAGGTGAAGGTATTGGGATTGACCGCTTGGTGATGTTGTTTACTGACAGCCCAACTATTAAGGACGTTATTCTGTTCCCTCACATGAGACCTCTGAAGCAGTCTTCAGAAGACTAA
- a CDS encoding HDOD domain-containing protein, producing MSSVFETVFADIKQRIKDDTLTLPTLPEVAFQIRETAENEDSTVNDIVRVLQKDPAVCAELVRCANSALMRTVNQCRDVSGAVNRMGMNTTVNIAMTQAMKQMFQATSDTVDTRMRETWNRAVEVAAMCFVLAQTRRKLGLKPDQAALAGLMHNIGALPVLLYAEENSDLINDSFALDKTIEKLHPILGKYLLQKWNFTLDLIAVPYQYLQFDREGSFADYVDLVQVSYLHTLSGTNHPHAKIDLSTVGAFQRLDIDPMTFIKQDEKTEAQLQEAKDMLG from the coding sequence ATGTCTTCTGTGTTTGAAACCGTATTTGCGGATATTAAACAGCGTATCAAAGACGATACGCTTACACTGCCAACACTTCCCGAGGTGGCGTTCCAAATTCGTGAAACAGCGGAGAATGAAGACAGTACTGTAAATGATATTGTACGTGTACTTCAAAAAGACCCTGCGGTCTGTGCAGAGCTGGTTCGATGTGCAAACAGCGCACTGATGCGTACAGTGAATCAATGCCGCGATGTTAGCGGTGCAGTCAACCGTATGGGGATGAACACAACGGTCAATATCGCAATGACTCAGGCCATGAAACAAATGTTTCAGGCGACCTCGGATACTGTAGACACCCGTATGCGTGAAACCTGGAACCGGGCCGTTGAAGTTGCAGCGATGTGTTTTGTGTTAGCCCAAACGCGTCGCAAGCTAGGCTTAAAGCCTGATCAGGCAGCATTGGCCGGTCTAATGCACAATATCGGAGCGCTTCCGGTATTGCTTTATGCCGAAGAAAATTCAGATCTGATTAACGACAGTTTTGCACTGGATAAAACCATTGAGAAGCTCCATCCAATTCTAGGTAAGTACCTTTTACAAAAATGGAACTTCACCCTAGATTTAATTGCCGTTCCTTATCAATACCTTCAGTTTGATCGTGAAGGCAGCTTTGCGGATTATGTGGATTTGGTTCAGGTCTCTTACCTTCATACACTGAGCGGAACCAATCACCCTCACGCCAAGATTGACCTCAGCACAGTGGGTGCATTCCAGCGTCTTGATATTGACCCAATGACGTTCATTAAGCAGGACGAAAAAACCGAAGCTCAACTGCAAGAAGCAAAAGATATGCTGGGTTAG
- a CDS encoding YgfZ/GcvT domain-containing protein — protein MSTKIEQLLESFPATKLELDLDNAPKFVVETDTKPSAGITLCATKGILSITGEQRLKFLQGQTTCDTAVITPERASFGAFCNIKGRAIANFLAFDDGISTHLIMHQGLIQPLIAHLTKFAVFFRVTLEETLDQLVLGALNEQDDSDSSTQTALHTSKNDGNYRIQLTPQRTITITSIEDAKDSISGTQLLSESQWNIEDLKEGICWLSPSSSEEFLPQLLGLEEIEGLSFTKGCYTGQEIIARMKYRGQMKRHITLAGLASDDSQVNLQELKPGDKINTSEKNNIGQLINYEITPTGLLALISLEDDFKTIDKCSINQNSLEIKLMEINPS, from the coding sequence ATGTCCACTAAGATTGAACAACTTCTTGAAAGCTTTCCTGCCACCAAGTTGGAGTTAGACCTCGATAACGCACCTAAGTTCGTAGTTGAGACAGACACCAAGCCTTCTGCCGGCATCACCCTTTGTGCAACAAAAGGCATTCTAAGTATTACCGGCGAACAAAGACTCAAGTTCCTTCAAGGACAAACGACCTGTGACACTGCAGTAATCACACCAGAGCGAGCCAGCTTTGGTGCGTTTTGTAATATCAAAGGCCGTGCCATTGCGAACTTCCTTGCCTTTGATGATGGTATTAGTACTCACTTAATTATGCATCAGGGCTTGATTCAGCCATTAATAGCGCATCTAACGAAGTTCGCGGTATTTTTCCGAGTAACCTTAGAAGAAACCTTAGATCAGCTTGTGCTTGGAGCACTCAATGAGCAGGATGATTCTGATTCATCAACTCAAACAGCTTTACACACCTCCAAGAACGATGGTAACTATCGTATACAGCTAACACCTCAACGCACGATAACCATTACCTCAATAGAAGACGCCAAAGACAGCATTTCAGGCACTCAATTACTGAGTGAATCCCAATGGAACATCGAAGATTTGAAAGAAGGCATCTGCTGGCTATCCCCTTCATCCAGTGAAGAGTTTCTGCCTCAATTGCTGGGTCTGGAAGAGATTGAAGGTTTGAGCTTCACAAAAGGTTGTTATACTGGCCAGGAAATCATTGCCAGAATGAAATATCGTGGTCAGATGAAACGCCATATAACTTTGGCTGGGCTTGCGTCCGATGATTCTCAGGTGAACCTTCAGGAACTAAAACCTGGAGATAAAATTAACACCTCAGAAAAAAACAACATCGGACAACTGATTAACTACGAAATAACACCCACGGGTCTGTTAGCTCTGATCTCGCTGGAAGATGATTTCAAAACAATAGACAAATGTTCCATCAATCAAAATTCTTTAGAAATCAAGCTCATGGAAATAAATCCAAGTTAA
- a CDS encoding succinate dehydrogenase assembly factor 2, producing MKFTEQDLNRIYWHSRRGMLELDVLLMPFAKEVFPSLDPENQERYIKLLDCEDQDMFQWFMRKTEPQDPELKAIVDYILERVQPA from the coding sequence GTGAAATTTACTGAACAAGATTTGAACAGAATATACTGGCACAGTCGTCGTGGTATGTTAGAGTTAGATGTACTGTTAATGCCTTTTGCTAAAGAAGTGTTTCCTAGTTTGGATCCTGAAAATCAAGAACGTTACATAAAGTTGCTTGATTGTGAAGATCAGGACATGTTTCAGTGGTTTATGAGAAAAACCGAACCTCAAGATCCAGAACTTAAAGCGATAGTGGATTATATTCTTGAACGCGTTCAGCCTGCTTAG
- a CDS encoding protein YgfX yields MNAFSLLRIELKPSKYMVLLYTVIYLVCLQILNHLFALQWSSIIAIVVLSLFYIIQMVSYVRRRECIEMPVGPERPRMDEFPSLTLNDKNYQVMPNSVLLPSYIMLELRDEEQSEGKPGLWKKLTLNKQLMIFPDQCRREEFHTLIRIIRMSFGR; encoded by the coding sequence TTGAACGCGTTCAGCCTGCTTAGAATAGAACTCAAACCTTCAAAATATATGGTTCTTCTGTACACCGTAATTTATCTGGTGTGTCTACAGATTTTGAATCATCTGTTTGCTTTGCAATGGTCCAGTATCATTGCAATAGTGGTGCTAAGTCTCTTCTATATTATTCAGATGGTGAGCTATGTCCGTCGCAGGGAGTGCATTGAAATGCCTGTTGGTCCGGAACGTCCGAGAATGGATGAATTTCCAAGTCTGACCCTGAATGATAAAAATTATCAGGTCATGCCTAATTCTGTGTTGCTGCCAAGCTACATCATGCTTGAGCTAAGAGATGAGGAGCAATCAGAAGGTAAACCGGGGCTGTGGAAAAAATTAACGCTCAATAAGCAGTTAATGATCTTTCCTGATCAATGTCGACGGGAAGAGTTTCATACCCTCATTCGGATTATTCGCATGTCATTCGGACGCTAG
- the nadB gene encoding L-aspartate oxidase produces MSNTNTPSHQFDVVIIGSGAAGLTTALQLPEHFKIAIICKQSMTSGSTPWAQGGVAAVLDEQDSVESHCQDTMIAGSNLNNPNMVKFIVEDSTESIQWLIDQGVPFTKDTVLDGAPPETETHNDSRTFHLTKEGGHSFRRIIHAADATGAAITKTLIERTLERKNIEVFENRIAVDLIISRDNQGQSNCVGLYVLNLESEHVETFQAEHTVLATGGASKAYLYTSNPDGASGDGIAMAWRAGCRVANMEFNQFHPTCLYHPHAKSFLVSEALRGEGAHLTLPNGKRFMHQFDERGELAPRDIVARAIDHEMKRLGCDHVYLDISHKPEDFIKSHFPTIYERCLKFNIDITKEPIPVVPAAHYTCGGVVIDHKGRTDVRSLYAIGEVAHSGLHGANRLASNSLLECIVLGRSAAKDILKRHVDAVAPYNVNIPAWDESQVTNSDEDVIISHNWDELRRFMWDYVGIVRTTKRLERAKHRVDLLLREIHEYYSNYKVSRDLIELRNLVIVADLIIRSALLRKESRGLHFTLDYPDLLPKAVDTILTPPPRQPSWR; encoded by the coding sequence ATGTCTAATACGAATACGCCTTCTCATCAATTTGATGTTGTTATCATTGGCTCCGGAGCTGCCGGATTAACCACTGCGTTGCAATTGCCTGAACATTTCAAGATTGCCATCATATGCAAGCAATCAATGACCAGCGGATCGACCCCCTGGGCGCAAGGTGGCGTTGCAGCAGTTCTTGATGAACAAGACAGTGTCGAAAGTCATTGCCAGGACACCATGATCGCCGGTTCCAATCTAAACAACCCGAACATGGTAAAGTTTATTGTTGAAGACAGTACTGAAAGCATTCAATGGCTCATTGATCAGGGCGTCCCTTTCACCAAAGATACCGTATTAGATGGTGCTCCGCCTGAAACTGAGACACATAACGACTCCCGAACCTTTCACCTGACCAAAGAAGGTGGGCACAGTTTCCGTCGTATTATTCATGCTGCAGATGCCACAGGCGCAGCCATCACCAAAACGCTCATCGAGCGAACGTTGGAACGGAAGAACATCGAAGTTTTTGAAAACCGTATTGCCGTTGATCTGATCATATCCCGCGATAACCAAGGCCAATCCAACTGTGTGGGTCTTTACGTTTTAAATCTTGAATCAGAGCACGTAGAAACCTTCCAAGCCGAGCATACTGTGCTGGCTACAGGTGGTGCCAGTAAAGCCTATTTGTATACCAGTAACCCGGATGGTGCCAGCGGTGATGGCATTGCAATGGCATGGCGTGCAGGATGCCGTGTTGCCAACATGGAATTCAACCAGTTTCACCCGACCTGTCTGTATCACCCTCACGCAAAATCCTTCCTGGTAAGTGAAGCGTTGCGAGGCGAAGGGGCTCATCTAACACTGCCAAACGGCAAGCGCTTTATGCATCAGTTTGATGAGCGTGGTGAGCTTGCACCACGAGATATTGTCGCTCGCGCTATAGACCATGAAATGAAACGTCTGGGTTGCGACCATGTGTATCTGGATATCAGCCACAAACCGGAAGACTTTATTAAAAGTCATTTCCCAACCATCTATGAACGCTGCCTGAAGTTCAACATCGATATCACCAAAGAGCCTATTCCAGTCGTACCTGCGGCTCATTACACCTGTGGTGGTGTGGTTATTGATCATAAAGGCCGAACCGATGTTCGTAGCCTTTATGCTATTGGCGAAGTCGCTCATTCAGGGCTTCATGGCGCCAACCGTTTAGCAAGCAACTCTTTGTTAGAATGTATTGTTCTGGGTCGCTCTGCTGCAAAAGACATCCTTAAACGTCACGTTGACGCAGTTGCACCATACAATGTGAACATTCCTGCCTGGGATGAATCGCAAGTAACCAATTCCGATGAAGACGTCATCATTTCCCACAACTGGGATGAATTGCGTCGTTTCATGTGGGACTACGTGGGAATTGTGAGAACAACTAAACGCCTGGAACGCGCAAAGCACCGTGTGGACTTACTGTTACGTGAAATTCACGAGTATTACAGCAACTACAAAGTCAGTCGGGATTTGATTGAATTAAGGAACCTGGTGATCGTCGCAGATCTTATCATTCGATCTGCTTTGCTACGAAAAGAAAGTCGAGGGCTGCACTTTACGCTGGATTACCCAGACTTATTACCTAAGGCAGTTGATACCATTTTAACGCCACCACCGAGACAACCTAGCTGGCGTTAA
- the rpoE gene encoding RNA polymerase sigma factor RpoE → MTTSVESDQLLVERVQKGDKRAFDLLVIKYQSKVLSLISRYVSDAHESMDVAQETFIKAYKALANFRGDSAFYTWLYRIAVNTAKNHLISRGRRPPGTDIDVDEVHSDGGLSELKNIDSPEASLHKEQVEQTLKKALEGLPDDLRTALMLREFDGLSYEDIAQVMDCPVGTVRSRIFRAREAIDKQLEPILETAVNY, encoded by the coding sequence ATGACAACATCAGTGGAATCAGATCAGTTGTTGGTAGAGCGCGTTCAGAAAGGGGATAAACGTGCTTTTGATCTGTTGGTCATTAAATATCAAAGCAAAGTGTTAAGTTTAATCAGTCGTTATGTCTCTGATGCCCATGAATCTATGGACGTTGCTCAAGAAACATTCATCAAGGCATATAAGGCATTGGCAAACTTTCGTGGGGACAGTGCGTTTTATACCTGGCTTTATCGAATTGCTGTAAACACTGCTAAGAACCATTTGATCAGCCGTGGTCGCCGTCCACCCGGTACAGATATTGACGTGGATGAAGTTCATTCGGACGGTGGCTTGAGTGAACTGAAAAATATCGACAGCCCGGAAGCGAGTCTCCACAAAGAGCAAGTGGAGCAGACCCTTAAGAAGGCGTTAGAAGGATTACCAGACGACTTAAGAACGGCGTTGATGTTAAGAGAATTTGATGGTTTGAGTTATGAGGACATTGCTCAAGTCATGGATTGTCCTGTGGGAACAGTGCGATCAAGAATTTTTAGAGCAAGGGAAGCGATTGACAAGCAGCTTGAACCAATCCTGGAAACCGCTGTCAATTATTAA
- a CDS encoding sigma-E factor negative regulatory protein, whose product MSDKIAESLSALLDNEATELDVRRLTKHMSDEDLDTWRRLCSVKQGLHNEDMTFASVNLLEGVRAGIADEEIVVKQSRSGLKQWVGGFGVAAAVAMAVVGIGIQNDQFTNGDAQFVENDQPKVETSEKPQSSDDSGTRLAASDMSPEQYKALQDKLRSYMQHHAENSTEDRVGDVMPYARVVSFEVEEKNK is encoded by the coding sequence ATGAGCGATAAAATTGCGGAAAGTTTGTCGGCTCTATTGGATAACGAAGCAACGGAGTTGGATGTAAGACGTCTGACAAAGCATATGTCGGATGAAGATCTGGATACTTGGCGTCGACTTTGTTCCGTCAAACAGGGACTTCATAACGAAGATATGACCTTTGCTTCTGTAAATCTGCTTGAGGGTGTACGTGCGGGTATTGCAGATGAAGAGATCGTAGTAAAACAATCTCGGTCAGGTCTGAAACAGTGGGTCGGTGGTTTTGGTGTGGCTGCGGCTGTAGCGATGGCTGTTGTTGGTATCGGAATTCAAAATGATCAGTTCACAAATGGTGATGCTCAGTTCGTTGAAAATGACCAACCTAAAGTAGAAACCTCTGAAAAGCCTCAATCGTCAGATGACAGCGGAACTCGTTTGGCCGCTTCTGATATGTCTCCTGAACAATATAAAGCACTTCAAGATAAACTTCGTTCTTATATGCAGCATCACGCCGAAAACTCTACGGAAGATCGTGTTGGTGATGTCATGCCATATGCTCGTGTGGTGAGCTTCGAAGTAGAAGAAAAGAATAAGTAA